ATAAGAGAACTATTTCGTCAATACTACAAAAGCGATACCACTGTAGCCATAAGCGATGGGGATAAAGTCCAAAACGTCAGAAGTTTGTACCGTGAAGCAATCGAGTGTTTGGAGCACCGTTTTTATTTGGGGGAAGGAAGTATTATTAGCAAAAAAGATATCTTACCAGCTCAAACAGATTTCTCTAAAGATTTTATCATGGATGAACAACAGATTGTTTTAAAAATCAAATCAGGGCATATCAAGGATGTTGGTGACGAACTTACTCGTATATTTGAAAAAATGGCTGATTTGCGGCTTGGTATTCATATGACAAAATCCTATTGTATACAGCTCTACATGACCATTGTCCAAACAGTTGATAAAGAGAGTATGCAAGCCTACCTTATGGGGACATCCGCATTGTTGGGCATGGAAACAGTGCAGCAAATACAAGAATATATCGAAACAACCGCGAAAAATATAACGATAGACTACTATAATAGGTTTAAGTCAAAACAGGTTTCCGTCATTAGTAAAGTAATAGACATTGTGAAAGAGAATCTGGGTAATCCTAATCTCTCCCTTAAAATGGTAGCGAATAATATCCTTTATATGAATCCGGATTATCTGGGTAAACTGTTTCGGCAAGAAACGGGTCAAAGATTTTCAGCCTATCTTACCAAGCTAAGGATTGAAAAGGCTGTGGATCTTATAGTGGAAATGGATGATGTAAAGATGGTAACACTTGCGGAAATGATTGGCTTTGGTGATAATCCACAATATTTTAGCCAGGTTTTTAAAAAATACACCGGCTATACACCATCTGAATATCGAAAAGTTACCTGAACTTAGGGGACAGCTGGCAATGAGCAGGAGAATAGATGGTTTAAGCTCTTGTCAAAAGGGGGATAAATCTTGAGCAAAATTGGCTTGTCATTCGTAAGCTTACTACTACTCCTTTCCTTCACGGCATGCAGTATAAGCGGTGAAGAGGATACTGGAAATGTAAATGAAAATAAGAAAGTGACACTTAGAGTAGCTTGGTGGGGTGGACAACCAAGGCATGATTATACGATGAAAGTGATTGAAATGTATGAGAAGAAAAACCCAAATGTGAAAATTATTGCTGAATATGCCAACTGGGATGATTACTGGAAGAAGCTTGCGCCAATGGCTGCAGCAAGTCAGCTGCCAGACGTTATACAAATGGATACAGCCTATCTGTTTCAATATGGTAAAAAAGATTTGCTCGAGGATTTAACGCCGTATCTAGTAGATGGGACGATTGACACAAGCACAATCGATGAGTATGCGATTCCTGGTGGATTGATGGACGAAAAATTATACGGCTTCACACTTGGTTCCAATGTTCTTACTGTTATAACCAATGATGATATGTTAGAAGAAACCGGCGTTAAATTGGACGATGAGAACTGGACCTGGAACGACTTTGAGAAAATAGCACTTGATGTCCAAAAAGGTACAGGGCAGTATGGCACGAATGGAATGAATCCTGCACATGTATTTTTTTCATATTATTTAAGGACAAAAGGTGAGCGGTTTTATAGTGAAGATGGTATTGGTCTTGGCTATTCGGACGATCAATTATTTATTGATTATTTCAAAAGACAGCTTCGATTAGTGGATGCCAATGCTTTTCCAACTCCAGATGTCGAAGCACATGTAAAAGGACTTGAGGATGAATTTATTGTTACAGGTGATTCAGCAATGACCTGGAACTGGTCAAATCAATTTTCAGCATTTGCCGAGGCAGCTCAAAGCTCTTTATCACTTCATCTACCACCAGAGCAGGCTAAAGAGAAAGCTTTATTTTTAAGACCAAGTATGTTCTTTTCCATTCCTAAGAGTTCGAAGCAAAAAGAAGAAGCTGCCAAGTTCATCGATTTCTTTGTAAACAATGTAGAAGCAAATAAGTTAATTAAAGGTGACCGTGGAGTCCCGGTATCTTCGAAGGTTGTCAAAGCAATCAAGCCGGAATTGGCAGAAGAGGAAACCAAAATCTTTGATTATGTTGAAAAAGCTTCTCAAAATGTAAGCGCATCCGACCCTCCTGATCCACTGGGCAGTGCAGAAGTAATGAAAGTATTGCAAGATATATCTGAACAGATGTTATTTAAGAAGATTTCACCCGAAGATGGAGCAAGGTTATTTAGAGAAAAAGCAGAAAAGATTCTTGGAATGAATACGTAATTAAGATAGAGATAAATTGACTAAACCAGCACATGTGCTGGTCAGATTGTCGAGAAAGGTATCTTTCTCGGCAATTTTTATTTTTCTGCCTGCCCAAAGGCCTGTTGATTTCCGCTCCAGTTGCTTCGCTTTCCGCGGGCGTGCCGGGGAGCCTCCTCAGCGCTTAAGCGCCTGCGGGGTCTCCCCGGCCCCGTACTCCCGCAGGAGTCTTCGCACCTTCCGCTCCAATCAACAGGGGGAATGAACCTGGAGATTGCCACACACTTTTTCAAACCTGGCTAAGTGCGTGGCAATCTTTTTCATGTTTTGGCATGCTGCGGTAAGTAACACTTGCTCACTCGCATTTTGCAATCCCCGTAACCTACAATAGCGAAGCCCATGCAGTTCTTTTGAATCTGCGAAGCTTCGCTCTACTTTTTCTTTTCTAAATTTATATAGTATTTTACCTGACTTTGAAAGTCTGTTAAGTCGAACCTTTTCCTTATGTTCCTCCCAAACATGTCTGGTAACTACTTTTGTTTTATTTTGAGATTTTGTACACTCAGGCAGGAGTGGGCAGTTAGTACACTTTTTAGGATCTGACTTATATTCCCGATAACCTTCTCTTGTAGTTGTACGATATTGTAACTCCTGACCATTTGGACAAACATACAAATCTCTATCTTTGTCATATGTAAACTTCCATTTAGGAAATAACCCTTTTGTTGATTGATATCTTCTGTGAGCGATAACTCCAAAAATATTGCGTTCATTAAGTCCTTTACAAATCGGATTTGTCAGGTAACCCGAATCAAGTGCCACAGCTTCTACTTTAAATCCAAAACGTTCGACCTGACGGTCTAACCGTGAAAGATAGGGGACGGAATCGTGAACATTTCCTGGTGTAACATACGCATCAGTTATGATGTTGAACTTCATGTCGGTAGTTCGATGATCAAGATAACAGAACATCTCCTGTTTATTCTCTCGTGACATAAACCCGCATTCAGGATCAGTTGTGCTCAGTCGTATTTCCTTTTTCTCGGTCACCTCCTCCTTTTCCTTTAAAGGCTTTTTTCCATGATCTCTCCTGTCTTCCTCAATAGCTTTGTTTAATTCTTCTACATATTCACGTGTTTCAACTTCCACTTCAACTCTAGAGAATTTATGTTTGTTTGCATTCGCTTTAAGGTGTGTGGAATCGGAAAATAAAACTCTTCCTCCAACCATCTTGTGGTTAATTGCTTTGAAGACAATCTCATCAAAAATTTCCTGAAATATATTTGTATCTTTAAAACGGGTTCGCCGATTCCAACTAATGGTGGAATGATGGGGAACTGTATCGTTTAGCTTTAATCCTAAGAACCATCGATAGGCCACATTCGTCTGAATTTCACGCTCTAATTGTCGTTCAGAACGAATGCCATAAAAATATCCGATAAACATCATCTTAAAGAGCTGTATAGGGTCCGAAGGACGCCCGTTATTTTCTGAATAAAAAGGACGGACCTTCTCACCAATAAAAGAAAAATCAATATACTTGTCCACCTTCCTTAATAGGTGATCTTGCGGTACTAAATCATCAATAAAAACAAATTCAGCTTCGTTTTGTATTTCTCTTTTTGGCTTATACATTCTATCCACCGTCCTGTTATTTATATGTATATTGTAGCATATTAACGCGGTGAATCATTAAAGTAATTACAAAAAATAATAGCTGTCGAGATTTTCTCGACAGCCTGACCAGCACATGTGCTGGTTTTTTTGTAGTCTGAGATGAGGTAAGGCTCCTTCATTTTTTTAGAATAAGTATGTTTTTTAACACTAGACCTCTGTTTTTTTTATGGTTCTGATGAAGCGCTTTCCTTACAATCGATGTATAGCATTAAAACGTTTTCAGGTTTAAAAGACAAAGTTCATTCATTTGGAGGGATTAATGTGATACAGGCTAATGTCATCGAAAAGAAAGAGATTATTCAATACATAAATTTATTAATGAATAATCTAACAGAAATCAAAGATCAAACAGGTGAATTTTTACTTAATTTTGACGGCTTAATCGTTGACGATAAAAGCTGGCATGTTTGGAATTGGCCTCAAGGCGTAGGGCTTTATGGAATCTATAAATATTGGAAATTGACCAAGGATCAAAAAGCTTTAGATATTATTAATGAATGGTTTAACGCAAGATTCGAAGAAGGTGTTCCTCCGAAAAACGTTAATACAATGGCACCATTTTTAACATTGGCATTTTTATAT
This genomic stretch from Neobacillus niacini harbors:
- a CDS encoding response regulator transcription factor, producing MAYKVLLADDEKIIVEGISSAIDWAALDLELVATAKNGIEAYEKIVANEPDIVISDIRMPGMDGLSLVKKVYENYPTVKFILLSGFSEFEYARTAMHYGVKNYLLKPCNVEKITAALQDVLNELRDKKDQDTFIRQLREKYEKARPYMKAQYLTEFLLSKSHSNEDLYFYQLLFDTEMNNKQVRLILFKLEGEFSYEHLFAIKNIGAEIFTSPLLNTNIGEYELFLIEDNQNLEKLHDQIGRIRELFRQYYKSDTTVAISDGDKVQNVRSLYREAIECLEHRFYLGEGSIISKKDILPAQTDFSKDFIMDEQQIVLKIKSGHIKDVGDELTRIFEKMADLRLGIHMTKSYCIQLYMTIVQTVDKESMQAYLMGTSALLGMETVQQIQEYIETTAKNITIDYYNRFKSKQVSVISKVIDIVKENLGNPNLSLKMVANNILYMNPDYLGKLFRQETGQRFSAYLTKLRIEKAVDLIVEMDDVKMVTLAEMIGFGDNPQYFSQVFKKYTGYTPSEYRKVT
- a CDS encoding ABC transporter substrate-binding protein, with the protein product MSKIGLSFVSLLLLLSFTACSISGEEDTGNVNENKKVTLRVAWWGGQPRHDYTMKVIEMYEKKNPNVKIIAEYANWDDYWKKLAPMAAASQLPDVIQMDTAYLFQYGKKDLLEDLTPYLVDGTIDTSTIDEYAIPGGLMDEKLYGFTLGSNVLTVITNDDMLEETGVKLDDENWTWNDFEKIALDVQKGTGQYGTNGMNPAHVFFSYYLRTKGERFYSEDGIGLGYSDDQLFIDYFKRQLRLVDANAFPTPDVEAHVKGLEDEFIVTGDSAMTWNWSNQFSAFAEAAQSSLSLHLPPEQAKEKALFLRPSMFFSIPKSSKQKEEAAKFIDFFVNNVEANKLIKGDRGVPVSSKVVKAIKPELAEEETKIFDYVEKASQNVSASDPPDPLGSAEVMKVLQDISEQMLFKKISPEDGARLFREKAEKILGMNT
- a CDS encoding IS1182 family transposase encodes the protein MYKPKREIQNEAEFVFIDDLVPQDHLLRKVDKYIDFSFIGEKVRPFYSENNGRPSDPIQLFKMMFIGYFYGIRSERQLEREIQTNVAYRWFLGLKLNDTVPHHSTISWNRRTRFKDTNIFQEIFDEIVFKAINHKMVGGRVLFSDSTHLKANANKHKFSRVEVEVETREYVEELNKAIEEDRRDHGKKPLKEKEEVTEKKEIRLSTTDPECGFMSRENKQEMFCYLDHRTTDMKFNIITDAYVTPGNVHDSVPYLSRLDRQVERFGFKVEAVALDSGYLTNPICKGLNERNIFGVIAHRRYQSTKGLFPKWKFTYDKDRDLYVCPNGQELQYRTTTREGYREYKSDPKKCTNCPLLPECTKSQNKTKVVTRHVWEEHKEKVRLNRLSKSGKILYKFRKEKVERSFADSKELHGLRYCRLRGLQNASEQVLLTAACQNMKKIATHLARFEKVCGNLQVHSPC